Proteins from a genomic interval of Poecile atricapillus isolate bPoeAtr1 chromosome 1, bPoeAtr1.hap1, whole genome shotgun sequence:
- the CEP170B gene encoding centrosomal protein of 170 kDa protein B isoform X2, whose product MYVLEQIQHKVPEEALKHEKYTSQLQMNYKGTAMKRAEQPMEHSVYTESPQAKLEKGERKAITETNTYRTPLYGQPSWWGEDDANNKEERRQEEHYSERSKEITQHEEELNGNISTYRDAQEQSVFAFRREPSYFEIPTKEFQQPSKSPETQVHEIPTKDVDAVVAPVVQSHASFTIEFDDGTPGKIKIKDHVTKFSLRQRRPYSKEPAHTEVMSAESKVADWLVQNDPSLMRRQSAGDDVYSTKSDLPVHVRTLKGSWSLTESCCVPSHPFPSPKKGNRHEDGTQSDTEDPKAEKETTTTTGGERPTEQTRLQRQMRRDPHEMLHNKQAFVIEFFEDTPRKKRSQSFTHSAHSSQSDTDPGLKNKVEKRKNALPAEKPGNSVPPSHLAAQAGKPTTNSCGTQRTSSFKREKTEDRINSSSSSAPRAKSYGSVGRKSKMAQDFMAEYLRETAQPGKPNAEKPAPAPVPVAPRVVISSEPEPASAPPPEAKSAQGRRNDEEDSVSETGTYTIETESQDKEVEEARKMIDQVFGVLESPEFSRISSAFRPIIKGEKDDSSSQHLISENGTSQKSSLLQAFSSKAVNGSQAESQMSAASQGNQKWVSRWASLADSYSDSGSVSGQGDGSAESGVPPKPGEPENSVPSRTRRLLPQLPPSDKSDSPTPTVLVCQESYSEVTKRTIVKDHCVEAYGDSSSHLFIQEDLDPDSLSDASRSDDGFSTEKGKKYKENSKMLEQMREDNRSESQQPGASRISHVRAVSEPVSTSFYIGDDSNDAGVPSKLSLTVSHTRADKDSKDPEFSFKCAGTPVPGKPPVKDVSAYINTAGKVVISLHQSLPQDQENMSGKETVSFVRQESFTKDKSSSGVPQNKLPHISSHPLLKDLEAVRSTRMDFSQDTHLLLKDTETALAALEAKLLGQSQQLEASEAAGQLEDSLSGDSDVDTASTVSLVSGKNVPASAPKRKAVASLQKEKSSSTPSIQDQCGQPSARDRLTEKRKTQAPEAPNRAEATKRFQMKRSSGTRGSLDFTDDERSSNSPYLPVPDAVVSDHEHSVTRPVPRRKPYTQATKEDQSKTTSNVQKIQQVLTRSNSLSTPRPTRASKLRRARLGDASDNECVDAEKTASNSDATAQGTKQPTETKKLSRLDILAMPRKRAGSFTVPSDSETAQSRTGFSGRSAESYRKTGVSEVRAAARKTAAAASAKQPFSRTRSSSVKYSSSSSSTQTPRIRGSGLGKQKLNGRETDDDEDFDDNPDPYNFMAQTAEIAEIARLSQTLVKDVAILAREIHDVAGDGDSQSSSGTGPSTSFSSVPNTPASTISAREEIARRSFRLAYPSQLVQHIPEASLNYQKVPPGSVELKDFDQNMNDNREEDPSRKTRTRNREEVIFDNLMLNPVSQLSHTIRENTENLAEKMKILFQNSERTWEEMEAKINSENEVPILKTSNKEISSILKELRRVQKQLEVINAIIDPTGNLDIVASNKASSAAKQSTATKVRTANNSGSTLETLSLAQMRNYTQKSNCGSSSLQDSNFIPDGEKYVI is encoded by the exons ATGTATGTCCTGGAACAAATTCAACACAAAGTCCCAGAAGAAGCATTAAAG CATGAGAAATACACCAGCCAACTCCAGATGAATTACAAAGGCACGGCCATGAAGAGGGCGGAGCAGCCCATGGAGCACAGTGTCTACACAGAGTCCCCACAAGCCAAGCtggagaaaggagagaggaaagcaaTTACAG AAACGAATACTTACCGCACTCCGCTCTATGGGCAGCCCTCCTGGTGGGGGGAAGATGATGCAAATAACAAGGAGGAGAGAAGGCAAGAGGAACATTACTCAG AGAGATCAAAAGAGATAACCCAACATGAAGAGGAACTGAATGGGAATATTTCTACTTATAGAGATGCCCAAGAACAATCTGTGTTTGCCTTCCGGAGAGAGCCAAGTTATTTTGAGATTCCAACTAAAGAATTTCAGCAGCCATCAAAATCTCCAGAAACACAGGTCCATGAGATCCCAACAAAGGATGTTGATGCTGTGGTAGCCCCTGTGGTACAGAGTCATGCCTCTTTCACCATTGAATTTGATGATGGTACCCCtggtaaaataaagataaaagacCATGTAACTAAATTTTCACTCAGACAGAGAAGACCCTACAGTAAGGAACCGGCTCACACAGAAGTGATGTCAGCAGAGAGCAAAGTGGCTGACTGGCTTGTCCAGAATGACCCAAGCCTGATGAGAAGGCAGTCTGCAGGAGATGATGTTTACAGTACCAAGAGTGACCTGCCAGTTCATGTAAGGACGCTTAAAG GTTCCTGGTCGTTGACTGAATCGTGTTGTGTGCCTTCACACCCGTTTCCTTCTCCAaaaaaag GAAACAGGCACGAGGACGGAACGCAGAGCGACACCGAAGACCCCAAGGCGGAGAAGGAGACGACGACGACGACGGGTGGGGAACGTCCAACAGAGCAGACGAGGCTGCAGCGCCAGATGAGGCGTGACCCCCACGAGATGCTGCACAACAAGCAGGCCTTCGTCATCGAGTTCTTTGAGGACACGCCGCGGAAGAAGAGGTCCCAGTCCTTCACGCACAGCGCTCACTCATCCCAGAGCGACACGGATCCGGGGCTGAAGAACAAGGTTGAGAAGCGCAAGAATGCGTTGCCAGCGGAGAAGCCGGGAAATTCAGTGCCACCATCCCACCTCGCAGCCCAGGCAGGCAAACCCACCACCAACTCCTGCGGGACCCAAAGAACAAGCTCCTTCAAGAGGGAGAAGACGGAGGACAGGATCAACTCTTCGtcctcctctgctcccagagccaaAAGTTACGGGAGCGTTGGGAGGAAGTCAAAAATGGCTCAGGATTTTATGGCTGAGTACTTGCGTGAAACTGCTCAGCCTGGGAAGCCAAACGCTGAGAAACCAGCCCCTGCGCCGGTGCCGGTAGCTCCACGCGTGGTTATATCCTCAGAACCAGAGCCTGCCTCTGCTCCACCTCCGGAGGCAAAgtctgcccagggcaggaggaatGATGAGGAAGACAGTGTAAGTGAGACAGGCACTTACACCATTGAGACAGAGTCACAGGACAAAGAGGTGGAGGAAGCACGAAAAATGATAGATCAG GTTTTCGGTGTTCTTGAATCGCCTGAATTTTCCAGAATCTCTTCAGCTTTTAGACCAATAATTAAAGGTGAAAAAGATGACTCCAGTTCTCAGCATCTAATCAGTGAAAATGGCACTAGTCAGAAGTCGTCCTTGCTCCAGGCATTTTCCTCAAAAGCTGTGAATGGGTCTCAGGCTGAATCGCAG ATGTCTGCAGCATCTCAAGGGAATCAGAAGTGGGTGTCAAGGTGGGCGAGCCTTGCGGATAGTTACTCTGACTCTGGATCTGTCTCTGGGCAAGGTGATGGAAGTGCAG AAAGCGGGGTACCCCCAAAACCTGGGGAACCAGAAAACTCTGTACCCTCAAGAACAAGGCGCCTTCTTCCCCAACTCCCACCAAGTGATAAATCAGACAGCCCCACTCCCACGGTCCTGGTGTGCCAGGAGTCCTATTCTGAGGTTACCAAGAGAACCATTGTGAAGGACCACTGTGTGGAAGCCTACGGTGATTCCAGCAGCCACCTCTTCATCCAAGAAGACCTGGATCCGGATAGCCTCAGCGATGCCAGTAGATCTGATGATGGCTTCAGCACGGAAAAAGGCAAGAAATATAAAGAGAACAGCAAAATGCTAGAGCAGATGAGGGAAGACAATAGATCAGAgagccagcagccaggagcCTCCCGGATCTCTCATGTGAGAGCTGTGAGTGAACCAGTTTCTACTTCGTTCTACATTGGTGATGACAGCAATGATGCAGGGGTTCCCTCCAAGCTCTCTCTGACTGTCTCCCACACTCGAGCAGACAAGGACAGCAAGGATCCAGAGTTTTCCTTCAAGTGTGCTGGCACACCAGTTCCTGGAAAGCCACCAGTCAAAGATGTTAGTGCTTATATAAATACAGCTGGAAAAGTTGTCATTTCCCTCCATCAGAGTCTTCCTCAAGATCAAGAAAACATGTCAGGAAAGGAAACAGTGTCTTTTGTTAGACAGGAAAGTTTTACCAAAGATAAATCAAGCAGTGGTGTTCCTCAAAATAAACTCCCACATATTTCAAGTCACCCTCTGCTTAAAGATTTAGAGGCTGTTCGGTCAACTCGTATGGACTTTAGTCAGGACACTCATCTTCTGCTTAAGGACACTGAAACTGCCTTGGCAGCACTGGAAGCCAAATTGCTTGGTCAAAGCCAACAGCTGGAGGCCTCAGAAGCTGCTGGTCAGCTGGAGGACTCCTTGTCAGGGGACTCAGATGTAGATACGGCTAGCACAGTCAGCTTGGTGAGTGGCAAAAACGTCCCAGCAAGTGCCCCGAAACGCAAAGCAGTCGCGAGCTTGCAGAAGGAGAAATCTTCCTCCACGCCATCCATCCAGGACCAGTGTGGGCAGCCCAGCGCGCGGGACAGGCTGACGGAGAAGCGGAAAACACAAGCGCCAGAGGCACCAAACCGAGCAGAGGCCACCAAACGCTTCCAGATGAAGCGGAGTTCTGGGACTCGAGGATCACTTGACTTCACAGATGACGAGAGAAGTTCAAACTCACCCTACCTTCCAGTCCCAGATGCGGTTGTGTCTGACCACGAGCACTCGGTAACCCGGCCTGTTCCCAGGAGGAAACCTTACACTCAGGCCACCAAGGAGGACCAGAGCAAAACGACCTCAAACGTGCAGAAAATCCAGCAGGTTCTCACCCGGTCCAACAGTTTATCCACCCCACGGCCCACAAGGGCCTCAAAGCTACGCCGTGCACGGCTGGGAGATGCTTCAGACAACGAATGCGTGGATGCTGAGAAAACAGCCTCCAACTCAGACgccactgctcagggcaccAAGCAGCCCACGGAGACAAAGAAGCTCTCCCGGCTGGACATCCTGGCCATGCCCAGGAAACGAGCAGGTTCATTTACAGTGCCCAGTGACTCGGAGACAGCGCAGTCGAGGACGGGGTTTTCGGGCCGCAGCGCGGAGTCCTATCGGAAGACGGGCGTTTCGGAGgtgagagctgcagccaggaaaaCGGCAGCCGCTGCCTCTGCCAAGCAGCCTTTCAGCAGGACCCGTTCAAGCAGTGTCAAGTAttcctcatcatcatcct CCACACAAACACCGCGGATAcgtggctctgggctgggcaaGCAGAAGCTCAATGGCAGAGAAACGGATGATGATGAAGATTTTGATGACAACCCTGATCCCTACAACTTCATGGCACAGACAGCAGAGATAGCAGAAATAGCCAG GCTCAGCCAAACCTTGGTGAAGGATGTGGCCATCCTTGCCCGAGAGATTCACGATGTTGCTGGAGATGGGGACTCACAGAGTTCCTCAGGGACGGGACCGAGCACCTCCTTCAGCTCTGTGCCCAACACTCCAGCTTCCACCATATCCGCGAGGGAAGAG attGCTCGTAGATCTTTTCGGCTGGCATATCCATCTCAG TTGGTGCAGCACATTCCAGAAGCAAGTCTGAACTACCAGAAAGTGCCTCCGGGATCAGTGGAACTGAAGGATTTTGACCAAAACATGAATGATAACAGAGAAGAGGATCCCTCAAGAAAAACAAGGACAAGAAACCGTGAGGAG GTAATCTTCGACAATTTGATGTTGAACCCAGTATCCCAGTTATCACATACAATCCGTGAAAACACGGAAAACCTCGCTGAAAAAATGAA GATTCTGTTTCAAAACTCAGAAAGGAcctgggaggagatggaggCCAAAATCAATTCAGAAAATGAAGTGCCGATTCTGAAGACGTCAAACAAA GAAATCAGTTCCATCCTGAAGGAGCTCAGGCGAGTTCAGAAACAGCTTGAAG
- the CEP170B gene encoding centrosomal protein of 170 kDa protein B isoform X3, giving the protein MSVTSWFLVSSTGIRHRLPREMIFVGRDDCELMLQSRSVDKQHAVINYDKEKDEHWVKDLGSLNGTFVNDVRIPDQKYITLKLNDVIRFGYDSNMYVLEQIQHKVPEEALKHEKYTSQLQMNYKGTAMKRAEQPMEHSVYTESPQAKLEKGERKAITETNTYRTPLYGQPSWWGEDDANNKEERRQEEHYSERSKEITQHEEELNGNISTYRDAQEQSVFAFRREPSYFEIPTKEFQQPSKSPETQVHEIPTKDVDAVVAPVVQSHASFTIEFDDGTPGKIKIKDHVTKFSLRQRRPYSKEPAHTEVMSAESKVADWLVQNDPSLMRRQSAGDDVYSTKSDLPVHVRTLKGNRHEDGTQSDTEDPKAEKETTTTTGGERPTEQTRLQRQMRRDPHEMLHNKQAFVIEFFEDTPRKKRSQSFTHSAHSSQSDTDPGLKNKVEKRKNALPAEKPGNSVPPSHLAAQAGKPTTNSCGTQRTSSFKREKTEDRINSSSSSAPRAKSYGSVGRKSKMAQDFMAEYLRETAQPGKPNAEKPAPAPVPVAPRVVISSEPEPASAPPPEAKSAQGRRNDEEDSVSETGTYTIETESQDKEVEEARKMIDQVFGVLESPEFSRISSAFRPIIKGEKDDSSSQHLISENGTSQKSSLLQAFSSKAVNGSQAESQMSAASQGNQKWVSRWASLADSYSDSGSVSGQGDGSAESGVPPKPGEPENSVPSRTRRLLPQLPPSDKSDSPTPTVLVCQESYSEVTKRTIVKDHCVEAYGDSSSHLFIQEDLDPDSLSDASRSDDGFSTEKGKKYKENSKMLEQMREDNRSESQQPGASRISHVRAVSEPVSTSFYIGDDSNDAGVPSKLSLTVSHTRADKDSKDPEFSFKCAGTPVPGKPPVKDVSAYINTAGKVVISLHQSLPQDQENMSGKETVSFVRQESFTKDKSSSGVPQNKLPHISSHPLLKDLEAVRSTRMDFSQDTHLLLKDTETALAALEAKLLGQSQQLEASEAAGQLEDSLSGDSDVDTASTVSLVSGKNVPASAPKRKAVASLQKEKSSSTPSIQDQCGQPSARDRLTEKRKTQAPEAPNRAEATKRFQMKRSSGTRGSLDFTDDERSSNSPYLPVPDAVVSDHEHSVTRPVPRRKPYTQATKEDQSKTTSNVQKIQQVLTRSNSLSTPRPTRASKLRRARLGDASDNECVDAEKTASNSDATAQGTKQPTETKKLSRLDILAMPRKRAGSFTVPSDSETAQSRTGFSGRSAESYRKTGVSEVRAAARKTAAAASAKQPFSRTRSSSVKYSSSSSSTQTPRIRGSGLGKQKLNGRETDDDEDFDDNPDPYNFMAQTAEIAEIARLSQTLVKDVAILAREIHDVAGDGDSQSSSGTGPSTSFSSVPNTPASTISAREEIARRSFRLAYPSQLVQHIPEASLNYQKVPPGSVELKDFDQNMNDNREEDPSRKTRTRNREEVIFDNLMLNPVSQLSHTIRENTENLAEKMKILFQNSERTWEEMEAKINSENEVPILKTSNKEISSILKELRRVQKQLEVINAIIDPTGNLDIVASNKASSAAKQSTATKVRTANNSGSTLETLSLAQMRNYTQKSNCGSSSLQDSNFIPDGEKYVI; this is encoded by the exons ACGTTTGTCAATGATGTGAGGATTCCTGACCAGAAGTACATCACCCTGAAACTGAATGATGTCATTCGCTTTGGCTATG ATTCAAATATGTATGTCCTGGAACAAATTCAACACAAAGTCCCAGAAGAAGCATTAAAG CATGAGAAATACACCAGCCAACTCCAGATGAATTACAAAGGCACGGCCATGAAGAGGGCGGAGCAGCCCATGGAGCACAGTGTCTACACAGAGTCCCCACAAGCCAAGCtggagaaaggagagaggaaagcaaTTACAG AAACGAATACTTACCGCACTCCGCTCTATGGGCAGCCCTCCTGGTGGGGGGAAGATGATGCAAATAACAAGGAGGAGAGAAGGCAAGAGGAACATTACTCAG AGAGATCAAAAGAGATAACCCAACATGAAGAGGAACTGAATGGGAATATTTCTACTTATAGAGATGCCCAAGAACAATCTGTGTTTGCCTTCCGGAGAGAGCCAAGTTATTTTGAGATTCCAACTAAAGAATTTCAGCAGCCATCAAAATCTCCAGAAACACAGGTCCATGAGATCCCAACAAAGGATGTTGATGCTGTGGTAGCCCCTGTGGTACAGAGTCATGCCTCTTTCACCATTGAATTTGATGATGGTACCCCtggtaaaataaagataaaagacCATGTAACTAAATTTTCACTCAGACAGAGAAGACCCTACAGTAAGGAACCGGCTCACACAGAAGTGATGTCAGCAGAGAGCAAAGTGGCTGACTGGCTTGTCCAGAATGACCCAAGCCTGATGAGAAGGCAGTCTGCAGGAGATGATGTTTACAGTACCAAGAGTGACCTGCCAGTTCATGTAAGGACGCTTAAAG GAAACAGGCACGAGGACGGAACGCAGAGCGACACCGAAGACCCCAAGGCGGAGAAGGAGACGACGACGACGACGGGTGGGGAACGTCCAACAGAGCAGACGAGGCTGCAGCGCCAGATGAGGCGTGACCCCCACGAGATGCTGCACAACAAGCAGGCCTTCGTCATCGAGTTCTTTGAGGACACGCCGCGGAAGAAGAGGTCCCAGTCCTTCACGCACAGCGCTCACTCATCCCAGAGCGACACGGATCCGGGGCTGAAGAACAAGGTTGAGAAGCGCAAGAATGCGTTGCCAGCGGAGAAGCCGGGAAATTCAGTGCCACCATCCCACCTCGCAGCCCAGGCAGGCAAACCCACCACCAACTCCTGCGGGACCCAAAGAACAAGCTCCTTCAAGAGGGAGAAGACGGAGGACAGGATCAACTCTTCGtcctcctctgctcccagagccaaAAGTTACGGGAGCGTTGGGAGGAAGTCAAAAATGGCTCAGGATTTTATGGCTGAGTACTTGCGTGAAACTGCTCAGCCTGGGAAGCCAAACGCTGAGAAACCAGCCCCTGCGCCGGTGCCGGTAGCTCCACGCGTGGTTATATCCTCAGAACCAGAGCCTGCCTCTGCTCCACCTCCGGAGGCAAAgtctgcccagggcaggaggaatGATGAGGAAGACAGTGTAAGTGAGACAGGCACTTACACCATTGAGACAGAGTCACAGGACAAAGAGGTGGAGGAAGCACGAAAAATGATAGATCAG GTTTTCGGTGTTCTTGAATCGCCTGAATTTTCCAGAATCTCTTCAGCTTTTAGACCAATAATTAAAGGTGAAAAAGATGACTCCAGTTCTCAGCATCTAATCAGTGAAAATGGCACTAGTCAGAAGTCGTCCTTGCTCCAGGCATTTTCCTCAAAAGCTGTGAATGGGTCTCAGGCTGAATCGCAG ATGTCTGCAGCATCTCAAGGGAATCAGAAGTGGGTGTCAAGGTGGGCGAGCCTTGCGGATAGTTACTCTGACTCTGGATCTGTCTCTGGGCAAGGTGATGGAAGTGCAG AAAGCGGGGTACCCCCAAAACCTGGGGAACCAGAAAACTCTGTACCCTCAAGAACAAGGCGCCTTCTTCCCCAACTCCCACCAAGTGATAAATCAGACAGCCCCACTCCCACGGTCCTGGTGTGCCAGGAGTCCTATTCTGAGGTTACCAAGAGAACCATTGTGAAGGACCACTGTGTGGAAGCCTACGGTGATTCCAGCAGCCACCTCTTCATCCAAGAAGACCTGGATCCGGATAGCCTCAGCGATGCCAGTAGATCTGATGATGGCTTCAGCACGGAAAAAGGCAAGAAATATAAAGAGAACAGCAAAATGCTAGAGCAGATGAGGGAAGACAATAGATCAGAgagccagcagccaggagcCTCCCGGATCTCTCATGTGAGAGCTGTGAGTGAACCAGTTTCTACTTCGTTCTACATTGGTGATGACAGCAATGATGCAGGGGTTCCCTCCAAGCTCTCTCTGACTGTCTCCCACACTCGAGCAGACAAGGACAGCAAGGATCCAGAGTTTTCCTTCAAGTGTGCTGGCACACCAGTTCCTGGAAAGCCACCAGTCAAAGATGTTAGTGCTTATATAAATACAGCTGGAAAAGTTGTCATTTCCCTCCATCAGAGTCTTCCTCAAGATCAAGAAAACATGTCAGGAAAGGAAACAGTGTCTTTTGTTAGACAGGAAAGTTTTACCAAAGATAAATCAAGCAGTGGTGTTCCTCAAAATAAACTCCCACATATTTCAAGTCACCCTCTGCTTAAAGATTTAGAGGCTGTTCGGTCAACTCGTATGGACTTTAGTCAGGACACTCATCTTCTGCTTAAGGACACTGAAACTGCCTTGGCAGCACTGGAAGCCAAATTGCTTGGTCAAAGCCAACAGCTGGAGGCCTCAGAAGCTGCTGGTCAGCTGGAGGACTCCTTGTCAGGGGACTCAGATGTAGATACGGCTAGCACAGTCAGCTTGGTGAGTGGCAAAAACGTCCCAGCAAGTGCCCCGAAACGCAAAGCAGTCGCGAGCTTGCAGAAGGAGAAATCTTCCTCCACGCCATCCATCCAGGACCAGTGTGGGCAGCCCAGCGCGCGGGACAGGCTGACGGAGAAGCGGAAAACACAAGCGCCAGAGGCACCAAACCGAGCAGAGGCCACCAAACGCTTCCAGATGAAGCGGAGTTCTGGGACTCGAGGATCACTTGACTTCACAGATGACGAGAGAAGTTCAAACTCACCCTACCTTCCAGTCCCAGATGCGGTTGTGTCTGACCACGAGCACTCGGTAACCCGGCCTGTTCCCAGGAGGAAACCTTACACTCAGGCCACCAAGGAGGACCAGAGCAAAACGACCTCAAACGTGCAGAAAATCCAGCAGGTTCTCACCCGGTCCAACAGTTTATCCACCCCACGGCCCACAAGGGCCTCAAAGCTACGCCGTGCACGGCTGGGAGATGCTTCAGACAACGAATGCGTGGATGCTGAGAAAACAGCCTCCAACTCAGACgccactgctcagggcaccAAGCAGCCCACGGAGACAAAGAAGCTCTCCCGGCTGGACATCCTGGCCATGCCCAGGAAACGAGCAGGTTCATTTACAGTGCCCAGTGACTCGGAGACAGCGCAGTCGAGGACGGGGTTTTCGGGCCGCAGCGCGGAGTCCTATCGGAAGACGGGCGTTTCGGAGgtgagagctgcagccaggaaaaCGGCAGCCGCTGCCTCTGCCAAGCAGCCTTTCAGCAGGACCCGTTCAAGCAGTGTCAAGTAttcctcatcatcatcct CCACACAAACACCGCGGATAcgtggctctgggctgggcaaGCAGAAGCTCAATGGCAGAGAAACGGATGATGATGAAGATTTTGATGACAACCCTGATCCCTACAACTTCATGGCACAGACAGCAGAGATAGCAGAAATAGCCAG GCTCAGCCAAACCTTGGTGAAGGATGTGGCCATCCTTGCCCGAGAGATTCACGATGTTGCTGGAGATGGGGACTCACAGAGTTCCTCAGGGACGGGACCGAGCACCTCCTTCAGCTCTGTGCCCAACACTCCAGCTTCCACCATATCCGCGAGGGAAGAG attGCTCGTAGATCTTTTCGGCTGGCATATCCATCTCAG TTGGTGCAGCACATTCCAGAAGCAAGTCTGAACTACCAGAAAGTGCCTCCGGGATCAGTGGAACTGAAGGATTTTGACCAAAACATGAATGATAACAGAGAAGAGGATCCCTCAAGAAAAACAAGGACAAGAAACCGTGAGGAG GTAATCTTCGACAATTTGATGTTGAACCCAGTATCCCAGTTATCACATACAATCCGTGAAAACACGGAAAACCTCGCTGAAAAAATGAA GATTCTGTTTCAAAACTCAGAAAGGAcctgggaggagatggaggCCAAAATCAATTCAGAAAATGAAGTGCCGATTCTGAAGACGTCAAACAAA GAAATCAGTTCCATCCTGAAGGAGCTCAGGCGAGTTCAGAAACAGCTTGAAG